The genomic window AGTCGAGACAGCGCCAGCTAACTAGCTACCAGCACTGCATAACGGAATATCATGGCTCATACAGTCATAACAACACGATCAAACTAGATCCAGGGCATATACACTTAACATATTTCTTTACTCTGCCATCTGTCAACGTAGTTGTGCAGCCACTGTAATCcattgtcattttaataaacaGATGGGCAAAGCAAGCAGCACAACTGCTACTTTactcaaatataaacacagaaatTCATGCCTCATGCAAAATACCAGTGATTTTAATTGTTAATCCACCTCAGTGCTGAGTAAGTATTTCAACCAGATGCTACACAGCACTTTAAAAAGATACACAAACAAGACTCAACCCTTCCCCTACTGCACTATAACATCCACTCACTAGTTCACACTCTAGCAGCCCCTGTCAGGAGCTTTGTTGCAACTAACGGTGACATCTGTGGCCTTTACTGACGCACAGCTggttatgaaatgaaaaaaaaaaaagaaaaaagaagcaagTACATCCTTCGTTTCGTTTTCAACATCTAAACTATAATCGGAGCGAAATGCTGCTGCTGACGCAACGCAGGAAATAAAACACGCTAACATAGGGCCACCACAAGGCTTTTCATTGATAACAAGATTTGGTGGCATAGCCCTATCAATTTAATGCAAAGTGGGGAGATCAAGTGCACACAATCAATTTATTCATGAAAAGCTGGTCACTCCTCACCTACAGTCATGCTAACTGGTGACCACAGAGTTGTGGAGACCATAATATGGATATCATGAAGGGAAACAAGGgctggtgggggggggggtagtaGATGAAATTTAATACCCGAAGATTAAACAAACTCCTTCCTGTATCTCCTTCCTCTGCTATGTGTGGGTGTTTAGTCTCTCCCCTACTttagatgtgaaaaaaaatcccaccGACTTCACACCAGAGAACACCAGACGCTGGTTGCCATGACCTCAGAGCCGTGCCATCACCGTGCAGCTGTGTCCTAGatttcacagcacacacacacacaaacacacacacacacaaactctcacgctcacacacagctttgagaaaaaggaaatgtgtgCTCTTGTTGAATTCTCCAGTATCTTCCTAAATCTTTCaagaggtttgttttttttgactcCTCTGCTTAAGTCGTAGTGGGGATAGACTGGGGAAATGTTGCTGACCGTGTTGGTATGTCTCTAGCTGACCATCCCACAAGAGGTAAAATGTCAGATGGAGGGATGGCCGGAAATGTTCTGACCAAAGGAGAGTGgcgagacagaaacagaaacatgacagcagagagcaggagcaTGGGAGACATTCAGTTCTGGTTTCAGTCACAATGAATTGCTGCCTTCTCGCAACACAGTGACGCTCGCTCActtaacagcagcaaaaaaaaaaaaaaaaacataccaaaTGGAGCatcaaaatgtgtttgctgGTTTCCCCACTAagcaaaagcaaagcaaaaaaaaaggagtttcTCCACACAATGTATTATTTGTCTTTCCTAATTAGGAGCCATGAAGGATtagttatcatcatcatcttaaCAACATGCCTATGTGTTAGTTCAGAGAATTAAAGCACAGACAGTCCctgtggtgatgatgatggcaaCAGCTATCTCATATCACCCAGTGTGAAGCAGAAAGCCGCACCGGTTAGCTGGTTAGTTGTGTTGTGGATCACACCATGTGGTCTCCAGTGCTGGTGCTGGCGGTCTGGTTGGGCAGCTCAGAGGTGTGCTCCTTCTGTCTGAAGATCTGCTGCTGGTGCCCGGAGCAGCAGTCCCCTCCGGCGACCTTGCACATCCGGTGCTCTTCGTCGCTTTCCTCTTCAAGCCCCGAGCCCTCGTCCACGTCCAGctggcaaacacacacctcaATCCCTGAGTCGCCGGTCACGTGCCGACGCCGAGTGACGagctcctcgtcctcctccgcCGCCGCCATCAACGGAGCCTCCGCGTTCTCCTCCGCGTTCTCCTCTGCCAGACACTGTGCTTGGATCGGCATGGATACTGCTTCCTGGTCCGATGGTGAGTTTGAGGCCTCCGCCCTCGGTTCCACCTCAGGCAGGGGCTGTAGCACCGAGGCGATGTCAGGCTGGCTCACTTGTGGAGGGAGTGCCGGAGTCGCCTCAGGAGGGTTTTCAGAGTAAGGGGGAGGTGGTGTCGGGGGGTGACCGACCACCTCTTCATAGTCAGGAAGCTTGCAGTCGTTCCAAAACCCTAAAAGTCAGCAAATGCAAAAACTTTAGCATCAACCCCATGAAGACAGTTATACATCCGCTAACATCCATGCTAATTATTTGCGTGATCTCTCAAACCATGACACAAGAGACCCCAGAAACAGTAAAACTAATCAATACTACTGCAAATCACCGGAGTCaaagtttgtgtgttattttctcTCAAATGAAGTAAAGACTGTAGTCAAACTACataatgtatgtacatgtgACTCTGTATTACTAGTATTGTTCATTTTTACCTAATCATGTAAGGATCACAAGCAGTTAAACCTCTGAAATGCTGATTTGTAATTTGTCAAGCAAAGCAGCATCTTTACtagttaataaaaataaatgaataactcTGATTCATTTCCAAATGACAAAGACCTTACAGTTCATGAGAAGACTGTGTCTGTGAGGCCCTTCTGTAATCCACATGCTAAAAACAGGTAGGTTTGCAGGTGTTTCTGATTAAATATCATGTAACTTTTGCTGGGTATTCCTACCATTATACAACTGGAAGGGAAGGATGGAGGCTGTGCAACCGCTTCAATAATGACTAATCTAATATATGTGCGCAACATTCTTGTGTACCTACTGAGGATTTCCCCATATCACAAAACCTAATCCAAACAATACTAAGAGCATTCATTGGGATTCAAAGTCCGATAGCATTTCTCAAATGCTAGTCCCACCTACTATAAcactgcaattatttttgaatcTTCAAAAATTTGCCATTACAAGGGTTGGGTATAAGTTAGtgctttcattttaaatggcaatgttttatatgtatggTTTCAAAACAGACCATTCTTCTTTAAAACCatattatattttgtacattcCTCTTATTTATTTCACACTCACATTATTTATAGACATGAgttgaaaatagaaaattatGTTCTCTCAGAAGATAAAATtagaatatatatttaaagagtTTTATCATATTGTACACATCGAGGTTGCATGTTTAAACAGGAGTACGTGTTAGCAGAGTCTCTGTGTGAGTCACTGTCTACACACACTAACAGTTGGAGTTGGAGTCACATTCTTGACATTAAGTCAAACGTGTTCACGGTGGACCTCGGACTCTGACAAGTGTGCACCTTGTCCACTCCTGTTTGTGATATTAGTGGATACAATATCAAGTTTCAGCCAAGGTCTGGAGTAACCACTGACATTAGGGTGgcatctctgctgtctgctgtcctTCTGGCAGCATCACCCAATGAGCTCCAATATACCCTGACGTAATATGCAGCTGAGTATGACAAGATCGGAATGAGGATCAGCACCTCAAACTCTAAGGTTACGACTCACTCTCAGTACAAGGTGGCCGTTTAATTCAGGAAGACAGTGGGGAGGGCAGCTGTTTCAAGAAGAGTTCAGGTAACTTGTAGGTCTTGAGAATCACTGCTGGTTAGG from Thunnus maccoyii chromosome 19, fThuMac1.1, whole genome shotgun sequence includes these protein-coding regions:
- the wbp1 gene encoding WW domain-binding protein 1 produces the protein MPQKALGSIVGLLCTGTCLVQGKEFCFGVNNEQYRCEMGYCCGETECCTYYYELWWFWLVWTLIIMLSCCCAYRHRRVKMRLQQEQRQREISLMAYQGASSSFISPPPLNLRFWNDCKLPDYEEVVGHPPTPPPPYSENPPEATPALPPQVSQPDIASVLQPLPEVEPRAEASNSPSDQEAVSMPIQAQCLAEENAEENAEAPLMAAAEEDEELVTRRRHVTGDSGIEVCVCQLDVDEGSGLEEESDEEHRMCKVAGGDCCSGHQQQIFRQKEHTSELPNQTASTSTGDHMV